A genomic stretch from Lysobacter soyae includes:
- the ssb gene encoding single-stranded DNA-binding protein codes for MARGINKVILVGNLGNDPEVKFSQGGMAICRLSLATTNVRKDRDGNNQEKTEWHRVTLFGKLGEIAGEYLKKGRTVYIEGRIEYGSYEKDGQKHYTTDIIADEMQMLGGGGGSSEGGGGGGYERSDYANRGSRQPAQRREPANAPAPAQIPNDFGMPDDDIPF; via the coding sequence ATGGCTCGCGGAATTAACAAGGTGATCCTGGTCGGCAATCTGGGCAACGACCCCGAAGTGAAGTTTTCACAAGGGGGCATGGCCATCTGTCGGCTCAGCCTGGCTACGACCAACGTTCGAAAAGATCGTGATGGCAACAACCAGGAAAAGACGGAATGGCATCGTGTCACGCTCTTTGGCAAGCTCGGTGAAATCGCCGGCGAATATCTGAAGAAGGGGCGCACCGTCTATATCGAAGGCCGTATCGAATACGGTTCGTACGAAAAGGACGGCCAGAAGCACTACACCACCGACATCATTGCAGACGAAATGCAGATGCTGGGCGGTGGCGGTGGTTCAAGCGAAGGCGGCGGTGGTGGTGGTTACGAACGTAGCGACTACGCCAACCGCGGTTCCCGTCAACCGGCGCAGCGCCGCGAACCGGCCAACGCGCCGGCACCGGCACAGATCCCGAATGACTTCGGTATGCCCGACGACGATATTCCGTTCTGA
- a CDS encoding polyprenyl synthetase family protein, which translates to MPNSAVLALKDIQTLAAPDMAAVDALIRKRLASDVVLINQVAEYIIGAGGKRLRPMLLLLAARALGYQGADAHQLAAVVEFIHTSTLLHDDVVDESDMRRGRQTANAVWGNATSVLVGDFLYSRSFQLMVELQRMDVQTLLADTTNMIAEGEVLQLLHVRNPDTTEAAYLRVIERKTAILFAAATQLGAMLAGRDAATQDALREYGMKLGYAFQIADDVLDYTADADTLGKNLGDDLAEGKATLPVIHAIAHSDAATKERLRAIVQNGEIEALPEMVAAIHACQSLEYSKAMAESYAREAELALAGLEDNDAVAALRGLAHYAISRSH; encoded by the coding sequence ATGCCCAATTCCGCCGTTCTTGCCTTGAAAGACATCCAAACGCTGGCCGCGCCCGACATGGCGGCCGTGGATGCCCTGATCCGCAAGCGGCTGGCGTCCGACGTCGTGCTGATCAACCAAGTCGCCGAATACATCATCGGTGCCGGCGGCAAGCGTTTGCGCCCGATGCTGCTATTGCTGGCGGCGCGCGCGCTCGGCTACCAAGGTGCGGATGCGCACCAATTGGCGGCGGTGGTCGAATTCATCCACACCTCCACCCTGCTTCATGACGACGTGGTGGACGAGTCCGACATGCGTCGTGGGCGGCAAACCGCCAATGCGGTCTGGGGCAACGCCACCAGTGTGTTGGTGGGCGATTTTCTGTACTCGCGCAGTTTCCAATTGATGGTGGAATTGCAGCGCATGGATGTGCAGACCCTGCTCGCCGACACCACCAACATGATCGCCGAAGGTGAAGTGCTGCAGCTGCTGCATGTGCGCAATCCCGATACCACCGAAGCCGCCTATCTACGTGTGATTGAACGCAAAACGGCCATCCTGTTTGCCGCGGCCACCCAACTGGGCGCCATGCTGGCCGGGCGCGATGCCGCCACGCAAGACGCCTTGCGCGAATACGGCATGAAGCTCGGTTATGCCTTCCAAATCGCCGACGACGTGCTCGACTACACCGCGGACGCCGACACCTTGGGCAAGAATTTGGGCGACGATCTGGCGGAAGGCAAAGCCACCCTGCCCGTCATCCACGCCATTGCCCATTCCGATGCGGCGACCAAAGAGCGCCTGCGCGCGATTGTGCAAAACGGTGAAATCGAGGCCCTGCCGGAAATGGTTGCCGCGATTCATGCCTGCCAAAGCCTCGAGTATTCAAAGGCAATGGCGGAAAGCTACGCGCGCGAAGCCGAGCTTGCGCTGGCTGGCCTTGAAGACAACGACGCCGTTGCAGCGCTGCGGGGCCTCGCGCATTACGCGATTTCCCGCAGCCATTGA